DNA from Rubrobacter naiadicus:
GGCGGTCGCCGTAGAGCCCCTGGCTTGCGCGGTGCACGCCGCGCTCCGCGCAGAACCGGGAGAGACCGTCCTCGTCCTGGGAGCGGGGAGCGTCGGGCTGCTGGTCGTCGCCGCGCTGCGGCACCTCGGGCGGCCGGGTCGCATCGTCTGCGTCGCAAAGCATCCACGCCAGCGCGAGGAGGCGCTGCGCCTGGGGGCCGACGAGGTCGCATCTCCGGGCGAGCTCTACGGTGAGCTTCCCGCACGGCTCGGCGCGAGGGTCGAAAAACCCGAGCTCGGGAAGCCCGTCGTCCTCGGCGGCGCGGACCGAACCTTCGAGTGCGTCGGGGTTTCCGGGACCGTCGAGGACGCCATCAGGCTCACCCGCCCCGGTGGGGAGGTCGTCTTCGTCGGGATGCCGGGGGCCCGCAGCCGCCTGGACCTCACCCCGCTCTGGCACGGGGAGGTCGGTCTCGCCGGGAGCTACGCCTACGGCTACGAGGAGTACGGGGGAGAGCGGGTGAGGAGCTTCGCGCTCGCGCTGCGCCTCGCCCGGGAGATAGAGTTGCAGAGCCTGATCGGGCCGCTCTTCCGCCTTACGGACTACCGCGAGGCCGTAGCCGCCGCCCGATCCGCCGGCAGGAGGGGGTTCATCAAGGTCGCCTTCGATCTGCGGAGGCCCTAGCGCAGGAAATCCACGCGCTCTTTCCCTCCACCCCGGTAGAGCGTGGTGCGGGAGGGCTCGGTCTCGGCCACGATTCTGCCGTCCTTCACCACCCACAGGCGGGCGGGGTCGAGGCGCAGCGCGTCGAACGTGCCCGGGGCGTCGAGGACGACGAAGCTCGCTGGTTTGCCCTCCTCGATGCCGTATCCATCCTCCACCCCCAAAGTGCGGGCGGCGCGGTTCGTGACCAGCTCGAGCATCTCCCCGATCTCCTCCTCACCGCTCATCTGCAGGACGTGCAGCGCGAGGGAGGCGGCCCCGAGCATATCGCCGCGGCCGAGCGGGTACCAGGGGTCCATGATCGAGTCGTGTCCCAAAGAGACGTTCACGCCCGCCTCGAGGAGCTCCTTCACCCGCGCCATCCCGCGCCGCTTCGGGTAGGTGTCGAAGCGGCCCTGCAGGACGGTGTTGTCGAAGGGGTTCGCGACGACGTTGATGCCAGATCTGGCGAGCAGCCGGATCAGCTTGAACGCGTAGGCGTCGTCGTAGGAGTGCATCGCGGTGCAGTGGCTCGCGGTGGCCCGGCTCCCGAAGCCGCCCTCGACGGCCTCCCACGCGAGGACCTCGGTGAAGCGGGAGTTCGGGTCGTCGGTCTCGTCGATGTGCAGGTCGAGGGGCCTCGCGTACTTCTTCGCGAGCTCCGAGGCGAGGTGGACGTCCCTCTCGCCGAGCGCGCGGGTCGGCTCGTGGTGGGGGATGCCGCCGACCACGTCCGCCCCGAGCCGCAGCGCCTCCTCCATGAGCGCAGGACCCCCGGGCGTGGCGTAGATCCCGTCCTGCGGGAAGGCGACGATCTGCAGCTCGACGAGGTCGCGCACCTCCTCGCGCAGCTCGACCAGAGCCCTGAGCGCGGTGAGCTCCGGGTCGCAGACGTCGACGTGGCTGCGGATGAAGAGCGTACCCTGCGCCGCCTCCCACTTTATCGCCTCGAGCGCGCGGCCCTTTACATCTTCTTCGCTCAGGGTCTGCTTGCGTTCGCCCCAGATCTCGATCCCTTCGAGCAGCGTCCCGCTGCGGTTGAAGCGCGGCTCGCCGACGGTGAGCGCCGCGTCGAGGTGGACGTGGCTGTCTATGAAGGGAGGTGTCGTGAGGCGGCCCCTCGCGTCCAGCTCCCGCTCCGCGGCGATCTCCAGGTGCTCCCCGATCCTGCGGAACGTCCCGTCCAGTATCGCGAGGTCCACCAGACGTCCGTCCATGAGCCGGGCATTGCGGACGAGAAGGTCGGCCCGGATCATATCTGCTGCGGGATGCCGAGCTCCTCCAGCCACTTCTGGTAGGAGATCAGCGGGAGGTCGGCGGGTCGGATGTAGAGCATCATCCGCGAGCTGAGGGGCGGCAGGAGCCACGGCCGCTGGCTCTCGACGACGGGGCGGTCCTGCTCCTGGATCTCGTCCTGCAGCCGCTCGTAGTCCGGGTCGCGATCCACCCCCTTGTCGAAGGTGCGCGCCTGGTAGGAGAAGACGAGGGTCTCGTCCCACGAGATCGGGGAGGATGCCTGCCAGATCACGTAGGTGCCGGCGGCGCTCTCCTTGACGAGCCGGATGCTCGTCGGGGTGACGTGGTTGGTGTAGGTGACCTTCTCGAGCGCCGGCCGTCCCTCGCCGCTTGAGACGGTGTCGTTGGCGGGCTGGAGCATGGTGTAGGTGCACACCAGGCGGTCGCCCTCCCGCCAGACCTCGTGCTCGGGTGGTTCGGGGTGGGAGGGGTCGCCGAGGATGCCGGGGTGTACCCAGGGGAAGTGGGTGTCGTCGAGCGCGGCCATCACCACCCGCGGCGCGCTCGCCCGCCACGGGCCGTAGGTCCTCAAGGGACCTTTATGGAACTCTTCGTCCCCGTACTCGGGGAACGGCGGGATATCCTGTACCGGCTCGTCGGCCAGGCACACCCAGACGATCCCGTACGCCTCCCGGATGTGGAAGCGCCTCACCTTCGCCTCGCGCGGTATGGAGCGCCCTCGCCGGGCCGGGATGTCCACGCAGCGGCCGGTGCGGTCGTAGCTCCAGCCGTGGTAGCGGCAGCGCAGGTAACATCCCTCGACGACGTCCCCGATCGAGAGCGCCGCCCCGAGATGGCGGCACAGATCCTCGAACGCCACCGCCTCTCCTTCGAGGCGAGCGAGGACCAGCCGCCGGTCGAGCAGCCTCACGCCGAGCGGACCCTCGGCGAGGTCTGCGGTGCGGGCCACGGGATGCCAGAGGCCCGAGAGGGCCTCGCGGTAAGCTTCTGCTGCGTCGTCCGGTGCGCTCACGCTGTACGACATGATAGTGCAAATGGGTTCGGTGCGACAGCCCGGACGAGGGCAGGCGTGAAGTTTCGCCGCGGGGCCCG
Protein-coding regions in this window:
- a CDS encoding zinc-dependent alcohol dehydrogenase, which codes for MRALVYHKSAPRYLLVRVAGRIERIETSRLSPLNLEDVPEPPLPAPGWVRVKPRLSGICGSDLATLLSKSSPYFSPLTSPPFVLGHEIVGEVAEDASGFTAGERVVVEPALGCEVRGIDPPCRMCAAGEYALCTNVTGGDLAPGIQTGFCRDTGGGWCEGTLVAHPSQLHRVPEDLPDEAAVAVEPLACAVHAALRAEPGETVLVLGAGSVGLLVVAALRHLGRPGRIVCVAKHPRQREEALRLGADEVASPGELYGELPARLGARVEKPELGKPVVLGGADRTFECVGVSGTVEDAIRLTRPGGEVVFVGMPGARSRLDLTPLWHGEVGLAGSYAYGYEEYGGERVRSFALALRLAREIELQSLIGPLFRLTDYREAVAAARSAGRRGFIKVAFDLRRP
- a CDS encoding cytosine deaminase is translated as MIRADLLVRNARLMDGRLVDLAILDGTFRRIGEHLEIAAERELDARGRLTTPPFIDSHVHLDAALTVGEPRFNRSGTLLEGIEIWGERKQTLSEEDVKGRALEAIKWEAAQGTLFIRSHVDVCDPELTALRALVELREEVRDLVELQIVAFPQDGIYATPGGPALMEEALRLGADVVGGIPHHEPTRALGERDVHLASELAKKYARPLDLHIDETDDPNSRFTEVLAWEAVEGGFGSRATASHCTAMHSYDDAYAFKLIRLLARSGINVVANPFDNTVLQGRFDTYPKRRGMARVKELLEAGVNVSLGHDSIMDPWYPLGRGDMLGAASLALHVLQMSGEEEIGEMLELVTNRAARTLGVEDGYGIEEGKPASFVVLDAPGTFDALRLDPARLWVVKDGRIVAETEPSRTTLYRGGGKERVDFLR
- a CDS encoding aromatic ring-hydroxylating oxygenase subunit alpha, which gives rise to MSYSVSAPDDAAEAYREALSGLWHPVARTADLAEGPLGVRLLDRRLVLARLEGEAVAFEDLCRHLGAALSIGDVVEGCYLRCRYHGWSYDRTGRCVDIPARRGRSIPREAKVRRFHIREAYGIVWVCLADEPVQDIPPFPEYGDEEFHKGPLRTYGPWRASAPRVVMAALDDTHFPWVHPGILGDPSHPEPPEHEVWREGDRLVCTYTMLQPANDTVSSGEGRPALEKVTYTNHVTPTSIRLVKESAAGTYVIWQASSPISWDETLVFSYQARTFDKGVDRDPDYERLQDEIQEQDRPVVESQRPWLLPPLSSRMMLYIRPADLPLISYQKWLEELGIPQQI